AGCGTGGCCAGCAGGCGGGGCCGGACGATGATCGCGGCGTGGTCGACCTGCTGTGCGAGCAGGTGGAGTTCGCCGACGTGATCGTGGTCAGCAAGGTGGACCAGGTGGAAGAGGAGCTGCTGCAGGACACGCTGGCGGTGCTGCGCGGCTTGAACCGCGACGCGAAGCTGCTGCTGTCCAGCTTCGGCGACGTACCGCTTGCGGAGCTGCTGGATACCGGCCGCTTCGATTTCGAGCGCGCGCAGCAGGCTCCGGGCTGGGTGAAGGAGCTGCGCGGCGAGCACACGCCGGAAACCGAAGAGTACGGCATTGCCAGCTTCGTCTACCGCTCGCGACGGCCGTTCCACCCGGCACGCTTCGCACGCACGTTGCAGCACGGCATGCCCGGGGTGATCCGCAGCAAAGGCTGGTTCTGGCTGGCCAACCGCATGGACTGGGTGGGTGAGTTGAACAGTGTGGGCGCGGCCACGCGCACCCAGGCGGCGGGCTTCTGGTATGCGGCGCGCGAGCGTGTGCGCGCTGGCCAGGAGGACACCACGCCGCTGCTGCCGCCGACGCCACTGCCCTACAGCGATCTGGGCTGGGCCCGGCAGCAGGCCGACTGCTGGAGCGCGCCGTTGCCCGATGCACAGGAATTCCCGGACGCGGCAGCGCACTCGGCGATGGCACGCCTGTGGCACCCGCTGTGGGGTGACCGCCGGCAGGAGCTGGTGGTGATCGGCGTGCACATGGACGAGCGCGCGGTGCGCTCGGCACTGGATGCATGCCTGCTCAACGACGACGAACTGCAGGCCGGCCCCTTGCTGTGGCAGCAGATGCCGCAGACGTTCCCGGTGTGGAAGCGCGGATGAGTAGATCCACGCCATGCGTGGATGAACGCTCGGCTGGCAGTAGATCCACGCCATGCGTGGATGCCAGCCGGCGGGAGCCGAGCATGGGCTCGGCTCTACAGCTCATCGCTTCCAATGGACGTGGACGCATTGCCAGCCAGTAGATCCACGCCATGCGTGGATGCCAGCCGGCAGGAGCCGAGCATGGGCTCGGCTCTACAACGCATCGCGCCACTGCCAACCTGCATCACCGACCTGCAGCACCTGCGTTGGCTGCAGGGCCTGCAGGAGGTGGGTGTCATGGCTGACCATCAGCAATGCCCCCGGCCATGCCGCCAACAGCTCTTCCAGCGCCTGCAGCGCGGCCAGGTCCAGCGCGTTGCCCGGCTCGTCCAGCAACAGCAGCTGCGGGGCAGGATCGGCATACAGCACGCTGGCCAGCGCACCTTTCACCCGCTCGCCATCGCTGAGGCTGCTGGCCGGGCGCTGGATGCGCTGTGCATCCAGGCCCAGCAACGCCAACCGCGTGCGCAGCTCAGCCGGATCGGCCTTGGGATGGGCAGCCTGCACCGCGTCGAGAATGCTCTCTTGGCTGCGCAGATTCAGCAGCTGCTGGTCGAGCAGGGCCAACGGCGCGTGCCGATGTACCTGTCCACTGTCTGCGGGCAGCTCGCCGGCCAGCACGCGCAACAGCGTCGACTTGCCGCTGCCGTTGTCGCCGACCACTGCAATGCGCTGGCCACGACGGATCTCCAGCTGCAGTGGCGCCCGACAGCCGCGCGGCAGCACCAGGTCATGGGCCTGCAGCAAACGGGCTTGGCCACGCTCGCCTTCGCCACTGAACAACGCCAGTTCCGGCGCCACGTGCACCGCTGCTGCGGCGGCGCGCACCTGTGCGGCGCTGGCCAGCAGGCGATCGTTCTGGATCTGCTGCGCACGCCCATGGCTGGCTTCGGCGCGCTGCTTCTGCCGACCGAGCAGGATCGGTGCCTGGTTGGCCTCGCGTGCCTCGCGGTTGCCGCGTGCCTGGCGCTGCTGCTGGCGCTCGTGCTGCTCGCGCGCGCTGCGTTGCTGCTGCCGGTGCTGGGCGCGGACGTGGTCAAGCTGGGCGGCGGCGGCCTCGCGTTCGGCGGCACGCGCGTCGGCATAGTGCTGCCACGGCCCGCCATAACGTTGCAGGCCGTGCGCATCCAGTTCGACGATCTGCGCCATCTGCGAGAGCAGGCCACGGTCGTGGCTGATCGCCAGCAGGCCGCCCTGCCATTGCTGCAGCTGTGCATACAGTTGGCGGCGGTGATGGGCATCGAGGTGATTGCTCGGCTCGTCGAGGATCAGCCAGTCCGCGCCGCTGGCCCACGCGCCCGACAGGGCGACCTGCATCGCCTGGCCACCACTGAGTCGCGCGGCGGGCTGCGCGGGATCAAGGTCGGCCGGCAGCTGCATTGCCTGCCACTGCTGCTGCAGGCGTTCGCGCAGGTTCCAGCGGTCGCCGATGCAGGTGAAGTCGGCTGCATCGACGCTGCCCGCTTCGATGCGCGCCAGTGCCGCCAGTTCGGCGCCTACGCCGGCCAGTTCGCCGACCGTGCCACGTGGTGGATAGCCGGGTGTGGGCAACAGGAATACCTGGCCACCGCGGTGCACGTGGCCCTCGTCGGGCGACAGCTGACCGGAGAGCAGGCGCGCGAGCACGCTCTTGCCGACGCCGTTGGCGCCGACCAGACCGGTGGCCACTGGCTCGAAGGAAAAGGACAGATTGGAAAACAGCGGTCGGCCATCGGCCAACCGATACGACACGCGATCGAGCGTGAGGGAATGCGAAGTCATGCGACCTCCATGGATGCCTGGTTCTCCCCTGCGCGCAGGGGCGGGAAGAGTCGGGCCGTCTAGTGCGAAGACGGCGGCATCACTGGCGCATTGGTCGCGAGCCTCTATGAGGAATGAGCGGGCAGTATAGCGCCGCGAGCTGAATGGTCGCGGCCGCTGCGCCGCGTTACGGCACCGTATCCAGCCGCGCGCCGACGAATTCGATGAACACCCGCAGCTTCGGCAATACGTGGCGGCCCGACGGCCACAGCAGGTGGAACGTGCCGCAGGAATGCACGTGCTCATCAAGCACGGTGACCAGCCGGCCGGCAGCGAGTGCATCGCGTACCGAATGCACCGGCACGAACGCCAGGCCACCGTCGCGCAGTGCCAGTGCCACCCGTGCCTCGATGGTGTTGGCGACCAGGTGCACCGGCAGTTCCTGTGCCGTGTCGCCCTCGGGCCAGAGGATCGGCCACGGTTCGAGTTTGCCGCTGCTGGGGAAGCGGTAGTGCAGCAGGCGGTGCTGCAGCAGGTCCGCCGGCGTCTGCGGCGTGCCATGCCGTTGCAGGTAGGCCGGCGATGCGACGACGCGGCGTGGGAACACACCGAGGCGGCGCGCGGTGAGACGTGAGTCGCTGGGCTCGCCGACACGCAGCACGGCATCGAATCCCTCTTCGATGACGTCGACCAGTCGATCGGAGAAATCCAGCTCCAGGCGGATGTCGGGATAGGCGGCCATGAATTCCGCCATCAATGGCAGGGTAAGGTCGCCCACCAGCGGCAGGCTGATGCGCAGGGTGCCGCTGGGGGTTGCATGCTGCTGGGCCAGTTCGGTGCGCGCGGCGTCGCGCTCGTCCAGGATGCGCCGGCAGCGCGCCAGGAACAGCTGGCCCTCGGCGGTGAGGGTGATGCTGCGCGTGCTGCGGTGGAACAGGCGTACACCGAGCGCCTGTTCCAGCCGGGCCACGCACTTGCCGGCGGCCGAGGCGGAGATGCCTTGTACGCGGCCGGTTTCGACGAAGCTGCGGGTGTCCGCGGCGTGGACGAAGGTCTGCAGGTTGGCCAGGTTGTCGAGGACGGACATGGGGAAGATCGCTGCGAAAGAGGGCAGGGTAGGCGGCGGTCGGCATGCGCGGTGACGCAGCCGGTGCAACAGTGCGGTGCGGGTGCTTGGCGGGTCGGTGCGGCCCAGTGGTTCCGGGCATGATGCCGATTGCGGACCTTGCGGTCCATGATGCGCGGAGCCCGGCCCCGCTTTTTGCGGGCGCCGAAGCTGCCTACCGTGGCGGGCCTCTCCCCACGGATCACCCCGATGACACTCGCCTTCCCTGTTGAAACTGCACCGGCACTGCCCGCGGTGAGCGCGCTGCTGCAGGCCGTGCACCCGCAGCGCCTGGTCGGTGCGGTGGTGCTGGTGCGCGAACACGGCGTGCTTCGCCATGCCAGCGCCAGTGGCCTGGCCGATCGTGAATCGAATACACCGATGCGCCGCGACCAGCTGTTCCGGCTGGCTTCGGTGAGCAAGCCGCTGCTGACCACTGTGATCCTGCGCCTGGTGGCAGAGGGTGTGCTCGACCTGGATACGCCGGTGCAGCGCTGGTTGCCGGCGTTCCGCCCGGCACTGGCCGATGGCAGCCAGCCATCGATCAGCCTGCGCCAGTTGCTCAGCCACAGCAGCGGGCTGGGCTACCGCTTTCTGGAAGCCGACGCCGAGGGCCCTTACGCGCAGGCGGGCGTAAGCGATGGCATGGACGCGAGCGCGGTGACGCTGCAGCAGAACGTGCAGCGCATTGCGCAGGTGCCGTTGCTGTTCGCGCCGGGCAGCCAGTGGCTGTACTCGTTGGGCGTGGATGTGGCGGGCGCAGTGGCTGAAGCAGCCAGCGGTGAGACCTTGCAGATGTTGTTCGACCGGCTGCTGGCGCAGCCGCTGGGCCTGCGCGACACCGCGTTCGCCACCGGCGAGGGCAGCCGTCTGGCGACGCCGTATGTCAGTGACGTACCGCAGCCGCATCGCTTGCAGGAGGGCGAGGTGGTGGCGGCGTTCGAGGGCTCGGTAGGCATCGAATACAGCCTGGCACGGGCGACCGATCCACACCGTTATCCGTCGGCCGGTGCAGGGCTGGTGGGTACCGCTGACGAGGTGATGGCCGTGCTGGAGGCGCTGCGCGATTCGTGTGTTTCACAGCTGCTGCCGGACAGCTTGATGGCACAGATGGGAACGCCTCAGCTGGGCGAACTGGGACCTGTCGATCCACCCGGTTGGGGCTTCGGCCTGGGCTTTGCCGTGCTGCGTGATGCCGCAGCCAGCGGCACGCCACAGACCGTGGGCACATGGCGCTGGGGCGGTGCCTACGGCCATAGCTGGTTCGTCGATCCGGCGCGCGGCCTGAGCGTGGTCGCGCTGACCAATACACTGTACGAAGGCATGCATGGCGCGTTCGTGGATGAACTGCGCGATGCGGTGTACGCCGATCTGGAGACGGCGCGATGAGCGGCCACGCGATCGATGCCGGGGCACCGGCCGGTGATGCAACGCGTCTGCCGTGGCGTGGTCTGCTGGCCTTGGCCGGTGGTGGTTTCATCACCCTGCTGACCGAAACGCTGCCGGCCGGTGTGCTGCGGCCGATGGGCGAGAGCCTCGGTGTCAGCGATGCGGCAGCAGGACAGCTGGTGAGCGTGTACGCACTGGGCTCGCTGCTGGCTGCGTTGCCGATGACCGCGCTGACCCAGCGGCTGCCGCGTCGTCCGCTGCTGCTGGCGGCGATTGCCGGCTTCATGGTGGTCAACACCGTGACCGCGCTCAGCCACGACTACGTGCTGACCCTGGTGGCGCGCTTCCTGGCGGGTGTGGGCGCGGGCCTGCTGTGGTCGCTGGTGGCCGGCTACGCCGCGCGCATGGTGGTGCCGGAACTGCAGGGCAGGGCGATCGCGGTGGCGATGATCGGCTCGCCGCTGGCGTTGTCGCTGGGGGTGCCGGCCGGCACGTTGCTGGGCCAGCAGATCGGCTGGCGCTGGGCGTTCGCGTTGATGAGCGTGCTGGCGGTGCTGCTGCTCGGCTACGCGCGATGGGCGCTGCCCGCATTGCCGGCGGCCGGCGCAGGCCGGCGCATGTCGCTGGGTTCGGTCTGGCGCATGCCCGGCATCCGCAGCACGCTGCTGGTGATGGTGCTGTACGTGCTGGCGCACAACGTGCTGTACACCTACATCGAGCCGTTGGCGGTGCAGGCCGGCGCGGGCGGTTGGCTGGACCGGCTGCTGCTGGCGTTCGGCATCGCCGCGATCGTGGGTATCGCCATTGCCGGCTGGGGCGTGGACCGCCATCTGCGCGCGCTGGTATGGGCCAGCGTGATCGGCTTCGTGATGGCGGTGGTTTCGCTGCTGCTGTGGCCGGGCGTGCCGGGTGTGCTGCTGCTGGTGACGATCCTGTGGGGCGTCGCGTTCGGTGCCGTACCAACCCTGTTCCAGACCGCGCTGGCGCGCCGTGCCGGCGCCGCTGCCGACCTCGCGCAGTCGATGCTGGTGACCGGCTGGAATCTCGCCATCGCCGCCGGTGGCGTCGGCGGCGGCCTGATGCTGCAGGCCAGCGGCGCACAGCACCTGGCCTGGTTGCCGTTGCTGCTGCTGGCAGTGTGTGCAGCCTGGCTGTGGGCCCGCCCGAAGGCCTGGGCATAGGCGTCGATCAACGGTGACGGGGTTGCCGGTCAGCGGCCGGCACTACAGAGAGCAGAACGTGCGAGCGCAGCGACCCGCTGTTGTTTTTCTCTTCTCTCTTACGTGGTGGAACGCCGCAGAGATCTGTCCCGGGTCGGGCGGGGTGGGTACGCGGGGGTGTCCGCGGCATGGATGCCGCGGCCAAGCCTCCATGGACGGATTCACGGCGTCCCCCGCGTATCCACCCCGCCCGACCAACCCACGAACCGCTCTTAGCGACCCACCACGAGGGGCCGCGCCGTTCGCCGACTACTCCTCCCCCGCCTGCTCACGCTCGAACGGCACGCTACGCGGATTCTGCATGTGCTCCCGCGCCGCGCCGTACTGCTGCTGGCGCTTGCGGTGGAAGGCGATGAACTCATCGCGCGGCAACGGCCGCGAGAACAACCACCCTTGGCCGAACTGCACGTGCTGGCTGTGCAGGTAGGCCAGCTGCGCTTCGGTTTCCACGCCTTCAGCCACCACCCACAGGCCCAGCTCGCGGGCCATGCCGATGATGTGCGGCGTGACCGGGCTGGTCGCGCTTTCGGTGCCGATCGCATCGATGAAGGACTTGTCGATCTTCAGTGCATCCAACGGCAGCTGCTGCAGGTACTGCAGGCTGGAATAGCCGACACCGAAATCATCGATGGCCACGCTGTGACCCGCGCGTCGCGCCGCCGCCAGCATGGTGCGCGCACGGTCGATGTCGAGGAAGCCATGTTCGGTGGCCTCCAGCCAGATCTGCTGCGGCAGGATGCCGCTGCCGGCCATGCGCTGCGAGATC
This region of Stenotrophomonas lactitubi genomic DNA includes:
- a CDS encoding GTP-binding protein; this translates as MNAISRADRRLPVTVLSGFLGAGKTTLLNQILRNRDGLRVAVIVNDMSEVNIDAQLVRDGGAELRRTEETLVEFSNGCICCTLRDDLLQEVRRLADSGRYDYLLIESTGIGEPMPVAATFAVRDEHGFSLSDIARLDTMVTVVDGSAFLADFGSTLRLAERGQQAGPDDDRGVVDLLCEQVEFADVIVVSKVDQVEEELLQDTLAVLRGLNRDAKLLLSSFGDVPLAELLDTGRFDFERAQQAPGWVKELRGEHTPETEEYGIASFVYRSRRPFHPARFARTLQHGMPGVIRSKGWFWLANRMDWVGELNSVGAATRTQAAGFWYAARERVRAGQEDTTPLLPPTPLPYSDLGWARQQADCWSAPLPDAQEFPDAAAHSAMARLWHPLWGDRRQELVVIGVHMDERAVRSALDACLLNDDELQAGPLLWQQMPQTFPVWKRG
- a CDS encoding ATP-binding cassette domain-containing protein, whose protein sequence is MTSHSLTLDRVSYRLADGRPLFSNLSFSFEPVATGLVGANGVGKSVLARLLSGQLSPDEGHVHRGGQVFLLPTPGYPPRGTVGELAGVGAELAALARIEAGSVDAADFTCIGDRWNLRERLQQQWQAMQLPADLDPAQPAARLSGGQAMQVALSGAWASGADWLILDEPSNHLDAHHRRQLYAQLQQWQGGLLAISHDRGLLSQMAQIVELDAHGLQRYGGPWQHYADARAAEREAAAAQLDHVRAQHRQQQRSAREQHERQQQRQARGNREAREANQAPILLGRQKQRAEASHGRAQQIQNDRLLASAAQVRAAAAAVHVAPELALFSGEGERGQARLLQAHDLVLPRGCRAPLQLEIRRGQRIAVVGDNGSGKSTLLRVLAGELPADSGQVHRHAPLALLDQQLLNLRSQESILDAVQAAHPKADPAELRTRLALLGLDAQRIQRPASSLSDGERVKGALASVLYADPAPQLLLLDEPGNALDLAALQALEELLAAWPGALLMVSHDTHLLQALQPTQVLQVGDAGWQWRDAL
- a CDS encoding LysR family transcriptional regulator; this translates as MSVLDNLANLQTFVHAADTRSFVETGRVQGISASAAGKCVARLEQALGVRLFHRSTRSITLTAEGQLFLARCRRILDERDAARTELAQQHATPSGTLRISLPLVGDLTLPLMAEFMAAYPDIRLELDFSDRLVDVIEEGFDAVLRVGEPSDSRLTARRLGVFPRRVVASPAYLQRHGTPQTPADLLQHRLLHYRFPSSGKLEPWPILWPEGDTAQELPVHLVANTIEARVALALRDGGLAFVPVHSVRDALAAGRLVTVLDEHVHSCGTFHLLWPSGRHVLPKLRVFIEFVGARLDTVP
- a CDS encoding serine hydrolase domain-containing protein, with amino-acid sequence MTLAFPVETAPALPAVSALLQAVHPQRLVGAVVLVREHGVLRHASASGLADRESNTPMRRDQLFRLASVSKPLLTTVILRLVAEGVLDLDTPVQRWLPAFRPALADGSQPSISLRQLLSHSSGLGYRFLEADAEGPYAQAGVSDGMDASAVTLQQNVQRIAQVPLLFAPGSQWLYSLGVDVAGAVAEAASGETLQMLFDRLLAQPLGLRDTAFATGEGSRLATPYVSDVPQPHRLQEGEVVAAFEGSVGIEYSLARATDPHRYPSAGAGLVGTADEVMAVLEALRDSCVSQLLPDSLMAQMGTPQLGELGPVDPPGWGFGLGFAVLRDAAASGTPQTVGTWRWGGAYGHSWFVDPARGLSVVALTNTLYEGMHGAFVDELRDAVYADLETAR
- a CDS encoding MFS transporter; its protein translation is MSGHAIDAGAPAGDATRLPWRGLLALAGGGFITLLTETLPAGVLRPMGESLGVSDAAAGQLVSVYALGSLLAALPMTALTQRLPRRPLLLAAIAGFMVVNTVTALSHDYVLTLVARFLAGVGAGLLWSLVAGYAARMVVPELQGRAIAVAMIGSPLALSLGVPAGTLLGQQIGWRWAFALMSVLAVLLLGYARWALPALPAAGAGRRMSLGSVWRMPGIRSTLLVMVLYVLAHNVLYTYIEPLAVQAGAGGWLDRLLLAFGIAAIVGIAIAGWGVDRHLRALVWASVIGFVMAVVSLLLWPGVPGVLLLVTILWGVAFGAVPTLFQTALARRAGAAADLAQSMLVTGWNLAIAAGGVGGGLMLQASGAQHLAWLPLLLLAVCAAWLWARPKAWA